One window of Quercus robur chromosome 5, dhQueRobu3.1, whole genome shotgun sequence genomic DNA carries:
- the LOC126726000 gene encoding serine/threonine-protein phosphatase 7 long form homolog produces the protein MSLMAWPGSLALSATLTSLSICPSSSSSISLARLRLRLPRKSTSMAAIPAQLPDEFGPGPIDDSVLRFIKTHRACAVWEGKDPGPLTCRGRNDEFRKRRRIVVDDRIVDIVKRVGLEGLYRTPGREIDHNLITAFVERWRPETHTFHLPHGETTITLQDVEVLFGLPIDGEAIVGTTDLKWKDECRSLLGIATNSTTLQGQRIQIKKLLEKIDEGLPDDATEVVVHQYARCYILALLADTIFADKSGDRVHTMWLQMLRNLRNPPQYSWGSACLAWLYKQLCRATDRSASQIGGALLLVQYWAWVRFPFLCPRMDLPPDGAYGPPFAPSPLSIKTVWVVNTLNSPAEICLVRYRQLLDCMHPKQVVWQPYEAELAHLPAFCVAGRDVWTARVPLVCFWLVEKHTPDRVVRQFGMVQEPPLYVDTDEALHAIDLRGKMEVNWRDRHYGHIRVWDSRARSLCPGAQLEGDMSPAHPYFDWYDRVTWRFVDHTSASLIIMVASHKKLLKLYTVGSHEYKHISAVLKTVERLHRITARLPLEDIDGANPEAPEDTGRPSTSSTHASHSHGQRAASHQVVSRADLPPPPRASRAPEFPPPPHASPSPEIPPRTAHAVSDLEISLPTAHASFHPEIPSHTSHTFFDPAHLSFTPPSFDLGPDFSQTPPVMHTQSPSYSIGHTDHVSPHSHSMSFMPTPRLHIDPITTGTHISFATPSSPAVVGSQAKQPAVHVENEQVVGLQSPPQG, from the exons ATGTCCCTCATGGCTTGGCCAGGTTCACTTGCCCTCAGTGCAACGTTGACCTCGCTGTCGATTTGTCCAAGCTCAAGCAGTTCTATCAGCCTCGCCAGACTCCGCCTCCGCCTCCCGAGGAAATCAACGAG TATGGCTGCTATTCCTGCTCAGCTCCCTGATGAGTTTGGTCCTGGGCCCATTGACGATTCGGTGTTAAGGTTTATAAAAACACATCGAGCGTGCGCTGTTTGGGAAGGCaag GATCCAGGGCCACTGACATGCCGCGGTCGTAATGACGAGTTCCGAAAACGACGCCGGATAGTGGTGGATGATCGTATCGTCGACATTGTGAAGAGAGTTGGATTAGAGGGGCTGTATAGGACCCCAGGTAGAGAGATTGATCATAACCTGATCACGGCCTTCGTTGAGCGATGGCGGCCTGAAACCCACACCTTCCACCTGCCCCATGGTGAGACAACGATCACATTACAAGATGTGGAGGTTCTTTTCGGGCTTCCAATCGATGGTGAGGCAATTGTTGGAACAACTGACTTGAAATGGAAGGATGAATGTCGGAGTCTGCTTGGAATTGCTACTAATAGCACCACGCTTCAAGGACAAAGGATCCAAATTAAGAAGCTACTAGAAAAAATTGACGAAGGGTTGCCCGATGATGCAACAGAGGTGGTTGTGCATCAATATGCACGGTGTTATATCCTAGCACTCCTGGCAGACACAATTTTCGCCGACAAGTCTGGTGATAGGGTGCATACGATGTGGTTGCAGATGCTGAGGAACCTTCGAAATCCACCTCAGTACAGTTGGGGGAGCGCTTGCCTTGCATGGCTGTACAAACAGTTATGCAGGGCAACCGACAGAAGTGCTAGTCAGATTGGTGGGGCCTTGTTGCTAGTTCAGTATTGGGCATGGGTCAGATTCCCTTTTTTGTGCCCAAGGATGGACCTCCCACCAGATGGTGCATATGGCCCACCATTTGCACCTTCTCCATTGTCTATTAA GACTGTGTGGGTTGTGAACACCTTGAATAGCCCCGCCGAAATCTGTTTGGTCCGGTACCGTCAGCTTTTAGATTGTATGCATCCAAAGCAG GTGGTGTGGCAACCATATGAAGCTGAATTAGCCCACCTGCCTGCGTTTTGTGTCGCCGGAAGGGATGTATGGACAGCGAGGGTACCGCTTGTATGTTTCTGGCTAGTAGAGAAACATACACCGGACCGTGTTGTTCGTCAGTTCGGGATGGTACAAGAACCCCCCCTATATGTTGATACTGACGAAGCCCTTCATGCCATAGACCTGAGGGGGAAGATGGAGGTGAATTGGAGGGACAGACATTATGGCCATATCCGAGTATGGGATAGTCGAGCACGATCTCTATGTCCTGGAGCACAACTAGAGGGTGATATGTCGCCTGCTCATCCATACTTCGATTGGTACGATAGGGTGACTTGGAGGTTCGTCGACCACACTTCAGCTTCACTTATTATTATG GTTGCCAGTCACAAGAAGTTGTTGAAACTTTATACAGTAGGCAGTCATGAGTACAAGCATATTTCAGCTGTACTTAAGACAGTGGAACGCCTTCACCGTATAACTGCTCGACTTCCGTTGGAAGATATCGATGGGGCAAATCCAGAAGCCCCAGAAGATACTGGACGACCAAGCACAAGCTCAACTCATGCCAGCCATAGCCATGGTCAGCGTGCTGCATCCCATCAGGTCGTCAGTAGGGCAGATCTCCCTCCACCCCCACGTGCATCTCGTGCCCCAGAGTTCCCTCCACCTCCACATGCATCTCCTTCCCCAGAGATCCCTCCACGTACTGCTCATGCAGTTTCTGACCTAGAGATCTCTCTACCCACTGCTCATGCATCTTTTCACCCCGAGATCCCTTCACACACCTCACATACATTTTTTGATCCTGCTCATCTTTCATTTACTCCACCATCCTTTGATCTCGGCCCTGATTTCAGTCAAACCCCTCCTGTCATGCACACGCAATCCCCCTCGTACAGCATTGGCCATACAGACCATGTATCACCCCATAGTCACTCCATGTCATTCATGCCCACTCCTAGACTGCATATAGATCCCATCACTACGGGCACTCACATTTCATTTGCTACACCATCCTCCCCCGCAGTTGTTGGGAGTCAAGCAAAACAGCCAGCTGTGCATGTTGAGAATGAGCAGGTTGTTGGGTTACAGTCACCCCCACAAGGTTGA
- the LOC126728201 gene encoding alanine--glyoxylate aminotransferase 2 homolog 1, mitochondrial-like, with the protein MEKLIPVGSQTMKSQHPESFLIQDQRINFNLNRHAVGAGRASSHSLALNAQPASYSEEGNKINMRGTQYESSLESMNPLQHESMTQVVESTFIVLDRLLVNYTPFQERVKEFIACASSDNGQLAMSGEIHHVVNPDPYHGVFGSDANRYAKDLQDHIDFGTSGKVAGFIAETIQGAGGAVELAPGYWKLVYDIVRKAGGVCIVDEVQTGFGRTGSNYWGFETQGVIPDIFTMAKGIGNGLPLGAVVTTPEIASVLAQKIQFNTFGGNPVCSAGGLAVLRVIDQEKRQAHCADVGSHLLKRLRALQQTHESNYS; encoded by the exons ATGGAGAAGCTTATACCAGTGGGAAGTCAGACAATGAAGTCCCAACATCCCGAGTCTTTCCTAATACAAGATCAGCGGataaattttaacttaaataGGCATGCTGTGGGAGCAGGCAGAGCATCCAGTCATTCCTTGGCTTTGAACGCACAGCCAGCATCTTATTCTGAAGAAGGCAACAAAATTAATATGAGGGGCACTCAGTATGAGAGTAGTCTTGAATCAATGAATCCGCTTCAACACGAGTCCATGACACAGGTGGTGGAATCTACTTTTATCGTTTTGGATCGTCTATTAGTTAATTATACACCTTTTCAAGAGCGTGTGAAGGAGTTCATTGCCTGTGCATCATCAGACAATGGACAATTAGCTATGAGT GGTGAAATTCATCATGTTGTAAATCCAGATCCATACCATGGAGTTTTTGGTTCCGATGCCAATCGTTATGCCAAAGATTTGCAAGATCACATTGATTTTGGTACTTCAGGAAAAGTTGCAGGATTTATAGCTGAAACAATTCAg GGAGCTGGAGGAGCAGTTGAATTGGCGCCTGGATACTGGAAACTGGTTTATGACATTGTACGCAAGGCTGGTGGTGTCTGCATTGTAGATGAAGTGCAAACTGGCTTTGGTCGAACAGGAAGCAATTACTGGGGCTTTGAAACACAGGGCGTCATTCCTGATATATTTACTATGGCAAAG GGTATTGGCAATGGTTTACCATTGGGAGCAGTTGTGACAACCCCAGAGATTGCGAGTGTATTGGCCcagaaaattcaatttaataCTTTTGGAGGAAACCCTGTATGTTCGGCTGGGGGGCTAGCAGTGCTGAGAGTTATTGACCAGGAGAAGCGTCAAGCTCATTGCGCTGATGTTGGTTCTCACTTGCTCAAGCGTTTGAGAGCTCTTCAGCAAACACATGAAAGTAATTACTCTTGA